Genomic segment of Coffea eugenioides isolate CCC68of unplaced genomic scaffold, Ceug_1.0 ScVebR1_292;HRSCAF=940, whole genome shotgun sequence:
taGATTTAGCATTTCCTTTCATTGTACTTTTTGACCTCATccaaaaaacaataataaagaaAAGCAGTAAGCGCTTCTTTTTTACAGTAAACCACTCAGGTAAATGCAGTACAGATGAAAAAGTAAATGCGTCAATtcgtaaaaaaaaattgtggttTCATATTGAATTGAGCATCAGTGTCACACATACAGACCTGGATATTTATGGGTAAATGTATCCCAGATACTTGGACCTTTCCCACCTTCAAATGCTGCACCTTCGTACTGGAACAAGAAAAGATAAAGATTCACAGTTTGGATTACCATTAGGATAAATGCACataaggaaataaaaatttaaaatacattttttttttcatttcaaaaagaaagaaaaaaatggcaAAAGTATAGGAACTGCAAAAATGGGActggcaaattttttttttcttgaagtaaACACAAGATGCCAAGTTTAGTGTTCGAACTCCGTGTGTCTGACTACTGGAAgtgaaaagaatgaaaaaaaaaggtggtGAATTAACAAGATCAAGTGTACTTGATAGGCAGCTGAGGAAGCTCCAAATACAAAATCACCAGGAAAGCTGCTTCGATTGAATGAAGTTATGACAGTTCTTGCATTTAGAAGATGAATGGGGAGTAGAAGAAGGGCAACCAGAAAAGTGACTTGCATTGCCATAGCTAAGTGTGGTCTTGGAAGCCTTCGAGGTCCCCCACTTTAAATAGATGCGTTGGCCAATGGTTCCTGAGTCTTCTGTCATCTGTCTTCTATTTATGGAACTTTATGACGTAGCCTCTCTGTATATTTCTGGATCACAATAAACTTTTAAATGTGTTTAATGCATAAAAGTGGAACTTCATTATATATACAAATGTTTCgaggagatttttttttttttggttggcaAATCCCGTATATGTAGGGTAGGGATGCCAACTCTAAGTAAATAGtttgtgaaaagatgaaaaaataaaCTTTACTTccaaaaatatgcatgaaatagGAGTACTACActtataaaataagaaaaaaattaacatttacaaaaaaaaggaaaaacctaTTCTATCAATTCTGATCTCGCCTCTTGCAAGTCGTGGTAGGACTAGTTCACCATTATATTCACTTTAATAACTTTAATGATGTCCCACGCTGGATATGATATCAATTACTTTATTTATTGGGATAATTTCGAAACCTTCTCTAAGGTTTATGACTATTTTACTAGTCTCTCCTTagatttgaaaattataataACCTCCCTTGAAGTTTATTATCTGGTAACATTTAgacttaattaataattaaaaagtgatattaggatagagaaaataatatgattCTACCATTGCCTCTCATCTACTAagttatttaattaatctaataTCAATCtaaacattaaagaaaatactagaatttgctatttattgtCAGGGATTAAATCACATATGgcattaaaaataatatattattatatatatttcaCTTAATGTAACATCCAAATTGCTCTTTTCAATTATAAACCCATGTCAAATATAATcaataacaaataatcaaaaataatATGTAACTAAAATATTACAAAGAGCGAAATTTAATACcataaaaatctcaacaactAAGATTAATATACCAATACGATGTTTATGATATTAAAGTTTGTTCTCTGTAATATTTTGGTTgcaaattttttgattatttgttgttaAGCATGTTTAATAATGGGTATGTAACTGAAAAGAGTAATTTGGATCCTatataaagtgaaaaatataaaatgatataTTATTTTTTGATATTATATATGATTTGATTCCTAATGATGAACAACAAATTTTTAGTATTTCTCTTTAATATTTGGGTtgctattaaattaattaaataatataatagATGAGGGGTAATGATgaaattatattattttctctcttctagtatcactttttaattgttaattggaTCTAAATGTTACAAGATAATTAATCTCAATAAAAATTAGTGTAATTCTTAAAATTTAGAGGAAGGACAATGAAATAGTCAAAAATCTCGGGGAGGTATCTGGAATTATCCCTTATTTATTTGCTCTTCGAACGCAGTGAAAAGCTAAGGATGAACATATAGGACAGACGTGATAGCTCAATCAAATACTTAAAAAAGCTTATGCGGCTGTCATTGTCAgatgctctctctctctctctctctctctatcaaACGTCAACTATttatgggataattttagaaacctcccttgaggtttcatgAAATATCATCTAGCTCCCctaaacttttcaaaatctcacttaGCACTCTTGAAGTGATAGTAGGGCCACATACTAATATCAAAGGTGATGAATTGTCAATAATACCCTCGTATTTAAATAGTAGGGCCACATACTAATATCAAAGGTGATGAATTGTCAATAATACCCTCGTATTTAAATTTTCTgaacttgtttttctttctctaaattttctacttttctttaacaatttttatacaaacatatatacatacatacatacatacatacatacatacatatatatatatgtatatataattgAATTGCAAATGTCAATGAAATATAGGATTTAATCAATGAAATATTCAATACATTTGGAGAAGAATAGCTGCaggttctttttattttttcccttttttggtgTTTCACAACTATATTTATATATTCCTATTCATGTAGAGTGCAAGAGAAATAAAGTAATTGAAACTCCAAATAGTTTTTCAAATTCGGACTTTttctataataaaattttcatatttctcACCCATAAAAAAAGTTTGTctattttgagtaaattttttgtatgatattgaAGTTAAATTTCATCTATTACTAAGTTTTTTTTGCTCAAATGTATGATTTTACATGCTAATTACCTTCAATGCTATGAAGGGTTCTATTTGCagaaatggtttaaaaaatagTATTTGCTTTTACTATCTATTCCTACTACAGAAGTGACTATTGGCTGTAACATAAAATCTTACCAATTTTCATCTCCTCACTTTTAAGATGGTTCCAATTTAGtactttttttctttggtttgtAAAATGTTCATTTTTTTATAGCTTAAGGGTATTGAAGACACTAAAATAATCTCTCTCCTcaaacatgaattttttaatattacttttggttagAAGGCCTTCCAATGTTACCAAAATGTCAATTCAAAGGGTGCtaagtgagattttgaaaacctcaagggtactaggtgatatttcatgaaacctcaggggaggtctaTGAAATTATCCCACAATTTATATCTATTCATActtctattatttttttggttaaaaactCAAACTTCTTTTCTTACACTGTCATAAGTCTCCGTttggcaagtgaattttttggatatttgtctaaaactttattgtagcttgctgtagaagtttttaaaaaattttttgaaatgtgtaaatttttgtgtaatttttgaatattttgaagtgtataatttaaaaattttgaaaagttttttgaggttactgtagctaaagtttttaaaaaacttgtagcagataaacttggcaaaaaactcaaGTATCAAACAGGGCTAACAATTAAAATTTCCGGTGTTGTGTTGCACACCGTCACACATATACATTTTTAGTGAAGAAATCATACGTTTCACGGTATATTCCTTTCACCATTATATCACCTCCTAAGTGGAATGAAACGTGGACTGATGAGGTgctgtaattttattttttattattttaataagGATTAATTTTGTAAATATTAATAGTATAGCTTTTGATATATCCTACATCATCCCAATTTAAAATGGCATTCTAAATTTCACGCATGTAATATAGATCCAAACTTGTTAATGCATATGTGGATAAAAGATTTGCTCTTGTCATAGCCTGCTAAACTGAAACTCTTATTTTCGTTGCCTAAAGATTTGCTCTTTTAATAACCCACTAAACAGAAACTCTTATTTTTTTTGCCTTTCGTCTAAGACAGTACAATCAGACTCGATCACTGGACAATCGAGTACCTACACCATTCTCTTAAGCCTCTCAAGACTTTCTCTCCTACCTTGTCTCCTTTTTCTTTATCCCTAATTCAACTTCGCCTCACCCTTTCTTCCCCTTCTTCCCTTGAAATTTTAAGAGCACAAAAACATTGATGAACAAATTGTAATCATAGGATAAAGTCGAAAGACTACATAATCAATCCTTAGATGAaaaattgatgatttttttaatttgtggTTTTAGGTGTTAAGATTGTAAAGATCACAGGAGAAGGAGACTTTATCGGATGGATTTGGTGTACAGGTTGCGGGTGCTGGATGATCAGGCTGAAGAAACTAAGTGAAGAGTGAAGACAAAGAAGCAATTGAGACCTTAATTGGAAATGtcttaagggataatttcacaaacctcccctgaggtttctgacacttgcactgagACCCCTCtaggttttaaaaatttcacctAGCTCCCTTGCTTTTCAAATTTGGTAACAATTCAGTCCAATTAGGATTAAAATATTACTATCATGATAGAGATGACATTTATATTCCATGAATACCCTCTTCCTCCCTATATTAGTACAAGATTGCTTGTTAATAAAAatctactagttttccttttgtaataatattagtgtaacactttttgaatttcacttataaacatttatgtatataatataaattaaatgattcaaagtaaaatactcataaatagctagtactttattcatataatggaagaaactcgtaaagaactggtatgttatggacaatttttttttctactttcaaatacttcatttatattaaatacaaaacataatagttttcctttcataaaaatatttgtgtaacggcttttgaattttatttacaaatatttatgtatttaacacaACTT
This window contains:
- the LOC113757297 gene encoding beta-glucosidase 27-like yields the protein MAMQVTFLVALLLLPIHLLNARTVITSFNRSSFPGDFVFGASSAAYQYEGAAFEGGKGPSIWDTFTHKYPGKISDGSNGDVAEDFYHRYKVYYYFPKNE